One Henriciella litoralis genomic window carries:
- a CDS encoding beta-ketoacyl synthase N-terminal-like domain-containing protein has product MTAVYVRSLVSRTSLGDSGKQLAERLRTPDPALLGLPPMLAMDCEDQQIRVPVHLASAYDPSSIKARFYTLLESIVERAINEANLSASDLRRTGLFFSSSSSDVCLIEDRFAKDVAVNADAVSLDWRCDIDNVGAHIRSKFGFGPVGMSVNTACASSANATLYARGELLVGEIDHAIVVALETFNATTALGFHSLDLLTDSAMRPFDERRNGLILGEGSAAMVLSRSADSDTSLAVLGGASLTDTHSISASNPDGSSIEVVIRKALANSDVEAGSVWAVKSHGTASLLNDEGESAGLTRVFGERLPMVSALKPYIGHTFGASGLCELSILSSCLAEGFWPGTPGIGADEAELGISLVQQAENAKAGPILLNHFGFGGVNTCLVVSNV; this is encoded by the coding sequence GTGACGGCGGTCTATGTTAGGTCCCTCGTCTCGCGGACATCTCTTGGTGATAGCGGAAAGCAGCTGGCGGAGCGTCTGAGGACGCCAGATCCGGCGCTGCTTGGTCTGCCGCCGATGCTCGCCATGGATTGTGAAGATCAACAGATCCGCGTGCCCGTTCATCTGGCCAGCGCCTATGATCCTTCGAGCATAAAAGCGCGTTTCTACACCCTCCTCGAAAGTATCGTGGAGAGGGCCATAAATGAGGCCAATCTCAGCGCCTCCGATCTTCGCCGCACAGGGCTCTTCTTCAGCTCGTCCTCATCAGACGTTTGTCTTATCGAGGACAGGTTCGCCAAGGATGTTGCTGTCAATGCGGACGCGGTATCGCTCGACTGGCGGTGTGACATCGACAATGTCGGCGCGCATATCAGATCGAAGTTCGGTTTCGGCCCGGTGGGCATGTCGGTCAATACGGCTTGCGCCTCCAGCGCGAACGCGACGCTCTATGCGCGCGGCGAGTTGCTGGTCGGCGAAATTGATCATGCCATTGTGGTCGCGCTGGAGACCTTCAACGCGACGACGGCTCTTGGGTTTCACAGCCTCGACCTTCTGACCGATTCCGCGATGCGGCCCTTCGATGAACGCCGTAATGGGCTCATCCTGGGTGAGGGCAGCGCGGCCATGGTGCTGTCCCGGTCTGCGGACAGTGACACGTCTCTCGCTGTACTCGGCGGCGCCAGTCTGACGGATACGCATTCGATCTCGGCGTCGAACCCGGATGGTAGTTCAATCGAAGTCGTAATCCGCAAGGCGCTCGCCAATTCGGATGTCGAGGCCGGGTCGGTCTGGGCTGTAAAATCGCATGGGACGGCAAGCCTCCTCAATGATGAAGGGGAATCAGCCGGATTGACCCGCGTCTTTGGAGAGCGCTTGCCTATGGTCTCGGCGCTAAAGCCCTATATCGGGCACACCTTCGGTGCCTCTGGTCTTTGCGAGCTATCGATCCTCTCTTCATGCCTTGCTGAAGGGTTCTGGCCTGGCACGCCCGGTATCGGCGCTGACGAGGCTGAGCTTGGGATTTCGCTCGTCCAGCAGGCCGAAAACGCAAAGGCTGGGCCTATCCTGCTCAATCATTTTGGCTTTGGCGGCGTGAACACGTGTCTTGTGGTGTCAAATGTCTGA
- a CDS encoding phosphopantetheine-binding protein yields MSEEKAKLINDLKEMIVEECDADFSVDDIGDDERLVGEGLELDSLDALQIALAVKDRYGVRIEGGPDSREAFSSVSKLADFIMSHKAAA; encoded by the coding sequence ATGAGTGAGGAAAAAGCAAAACTTATCAACGATCTGAAAGAGATGATTGTTGAAGAGTGTGATGCTGATTTCAGCGTAGACGATATTGGTGATGATGAACGCCTCGTCGGCGAAGGTCTGGAACTGGACAGTCTCGACGCCTTGCAGATCGCGCTAGCCGTCAAGGACCGTTACGGTGTGCGGATCGAAGGTGGCCCTGACTCCCGCGAAGCGTTTTCCTCGGTGTCGAAACTTGCCGATTTCATTATGTCTCACAAGGCGGCTGCGTGA
- a CDS encoding ABC transporter permease → MTQLWSAIRKECQLLLRDVHGLALLFLLPTLFIVIMSLALQDSYASRSGAGIPVTIVDLDQTETSADVISRLNESEAFEFTLESVPEEAVAETVAAETDARFVITLPSGLEDGLLEETDAAVPVLLFITADVDRRTEAVFTALLRETMSRLKVEQVLTYLVEDAGQQVDDFNSSAFDTPVKISYAGGPQTDRRPSAVQQNVPAWLVFSIFFVAIPFSNTFITERELGVQRRLQTTELGIAHQFAGKFVPYFVINMLQVALMLAVGVWIVPLFGGERLELLGNPFAIALVGAAISGAALSLALLIAVISRTTEQATMASGLGNILLAAIGGVMVPRFVMPAAMQSISDWSPMAWGVDGFLKLLLENGSFGDIMEPVAKLVGFSVVMVAMAGLVQATRKKY, encoded by the coding sequence ATGACGCAGCTCTGGTCAGCTATTCGAAAAGAATGCCAACTTCTTCTGCGTGATGTGCATGGGCTGGCGCTGCTATTCCTGCTGCCGACGCTGTTCATCGTCATCATGTCGCTGGCCTTGCAGGACTCCTATGCCAGCCGGTCTGGAGCAGGCATTCCCGTTACGATTGTCGATCTCGACCAAACGGAGACCAGTGCCGACGTCATTTCTCGCCTGAATGAAAGCGAAGCTTTTGAGTTCACGCTGGAAAGCGTGCCGGAAGAGGCGGTCGCCGAAACTGTGGCCGCCGAAACCGATGCGCGTTTCGTCATTACGCTGCCCTCTGGCCTTGAGGACGGGTTGCTTGAAGAGACTGACGCTGCGGTTCCGGTGCTGTTATTCATTACGGCGGATGTCGACCGGCGAACCGAAGCGGTCTTCACCGCCTTGCTGCGTGAAACGATGAGCCGGTTGAAGGTCGAGCAGGTGCTGACCTATCTCGTCGAAGATGCTGGACAGCAGGTCGATGATTTCAATTCCTCAGCGTTCGATACGCCTGTGAAGATTAGTTATGCGGGTGGGCCACAGACCGACAGACGCCCAAGCGCCGTTCAGCAGAATGTGCCGGCCTGGCTCGTTTTCTCCATTTTCTTTGTCGCCATACCGTTCTCAAACACCTTCATAACCGAGCGCGAACTTGGCGTTCAAAGACGGCTGCAGACCACTGAATTAGGCATCGCGCATCAATTCGCCGGCAAGTTCGTCCCGTATTTCGTGATCAATATGTTGCAGGTCGCCCTGATGCTGGCGGTTGGTGTCTGGATCGTGCCGCTTTTTGGCGGTGAGCGCCTGGAGCTGCTGGGCAACCCATTTGCGATCGCGCTGGTGGGCGCCGCGATCAGTGGCGCAGCGTTGAGCCTCGCCCTGCTCATCGCGGTTATTTCCCGAACAACTGAACAGGCCACCATGGCAAGCGGGCTGGGCAACATTCTTCTGGCGGCCATTGGCGGCGTAATGGTGCCGCGTTTTGTGATGCCTGCTGCCATGCAATCAATTTCTGACTGGTCGCCAATGGCTTGGGGTGTAGATGGGTTTCTGAAGCTGCTGCTGGAAAATGGCTCGTTTGGTGACATTATGGAGCCTGTTGCCAAGCTCGTCGGCTTCAGCGTCGTCATGGTTGCCATGGCAGGCCTCGTCCAGGCCACCCGAAAAAAGTACTGA
- a CDS encoding ABC transporter ATP-binding protein encodes MIEVSDLKFQYAGQATLAVNGINLAIRKGSCLGLLGPNGAGKSTLIGLMTGVLSPDSGQIQLNGELVQHSRVLRQKSASAPQDLAFYPRLTVSENLAFFAGAEGLSGKVSAERRAWAIEACSLQECLDKRSERLSGGQKRRLNLAISLLGKPDILYLDEPTVGIDAVSRETIISAVAALQKSGTTIVYTSHYMEEIEALCDAVAIVDGGRLVLSGPMQELVRTDADRVILTAGSQLTDAQRQMAVDAGATLRDGIHIVAPVRSIGEVAPLVQALEAAGVEIVSVRAGEERLQDLYLRAIGAGEVAA; translated from the coding sequence ATGATTGAGGTTTCTGATCTTAAGTTTCAGTATGCAGGACAAGCCACGCTGGCCGTGAACGGTATCAACCTGGCTATCCGGAAGGGAAGCTGCCTTGGGCTTCTTGGGCCGAATGGTGCCGGAAAAAGCACGCTGATCGGCCTGATGACCGGCGTCCTTTCGCCCGATAGCGGGCAAATCCAATTGAACGGCGAACTGGTTCAACACAGCAGAGTGCTCCGCCAGAAAAGCGCATCGGCCCCGCAGGATCTCGCCTTTTATCCGCGCCTCACCGTCTCGGAAAATCTCGCTTTCTTTGCAGGCGCCGAAGGCTTGAGCGGCAAGGTGTCCGCTGAGCGACGCGCTTGGGCCATTGAAGCGTGCAGTCTTCAGGAATGCCTCGACAAAAGATCAGAGCGCCTCTCGGGGGGGCAGAAGCGGCGTCTGAACCTCGCAATCTCTTTGCTGGGAAAACCTGACATCCTTTATCTCGACGAACCGACGGTCGGGATCGATGCGGTCTCGCGCGAGACCATCATCAGCGCCGTTGCCGCGCTTCAGAAGAGCGGTACCACGATCGTCTATACGTCTCATTATATGGAAGAAATCGAGGCCCTATGCGACGCGGTTGCGATCGTGGATGGCGGGCGACTGGTGCTATCCGGCCCGATGCAGGAGCTCGTTCGAACAGACGCCGACAGGGTCATTCTGACGGCAGGGTCGCAGCTCACGGACGCGCAAAGACAGATGGCTGTCGATGCTGGCGCCACTCTTCGCGATGGCATCCACATTGTCGCTCCTGTCCGGTCGATTGGTGAGGTCGCGCCCCTGGTTCAGGCGCTAGAGGCAGCTGGCGTGGAGATTGTGAGCGTCCGAGCGGGCGAAGAACGCCTTCAGGATCTTTACCTTCGGGCCATCGGGGCAGGCGAGGTTGCCGCATGA
- a CDS encoding LpxL/LpxP family acyltransferase, translating to MASNWTNLSERGSFIWILTTAWIYRLVGRRVTLVIISPVILFYYLTGREARRASRAYLERIHAQGLLEKRPGFWSGFRHFMAFSGSLIDKLAGWTGDINADHVEGADGAEFSAAKASGKGAMVLTAHVGNPELIRAVASVGRRFAVTVLMHTKNAEHYNAVIRKFSPDSRVKIIEVSQIDVTTAMRLSSAIENGEWVVMAADRLPPKSKASATGAPASLLGGDMYYPVGPYVLASALKCPVYFLQCIRTKGAQPFRIVFHHFADRIQLPSKARKKALRGYMDQYSQLLTEVLKQAPYQWFNFYDYWEDFSSAETSCDASNAHPPLKKETTA from the coding sequence TTGGCCAGCAATTGGACAAATCTCAGCGAGCGAGGATCCTTTATCTGGATCCTGACGACGGCCTGGATTTACAGGCTGGTCGGTCGGCGCGTGACCCTGGTGATCATCTCACCTGTGATCCTGTTCTACTATCTGACGGGCCGCGAAGCACGCCGCGCGTCAAGGGCTTATCTTGAGCGTATACACGCCCAGGGACTTCTCGAAAAACGCCCCGGCTTCTGGTCAGGCTTCCGTCATTTCATGGCCTTTTCGGGCTCACTTATAGACAAGCTCGCTGGCTGGACCGGCGATATCAATGCCGATCATGTCGAAGGGGCAGATGGCGCGGAGTTTTCCGCTGCCAAGGCATCGGGCAAGGGGGCGATGGTCCTGACCGCGCATGTCGGAAACCCTGAGCTGATTCGTGCTGTGGCATCTGTCGGGCGGCGGTTTGCCGTCACCGTTCTGATGCACACGAAGAATGCCGAGCATTACAACGCCGTGATCCGTAAATTCTCACCCGACTCGCGGGTGAAGATTATCGAGGTGAGCCAGATTGATGTGACGACGGCCATGCGCCTGTCCTCAGCCATTGAGAACGGAGAGTGGGTCGTCATGGCGGCAGACCGGCTGCCACCGAAGTCCAAGGCCTCGGCTACGGGCGCTCCGGCGAGCTTACTGGGCGGAGACATGTATTATCCGGTTGGCCCATATGTGCTCGCCTCTGCCCTGAAATGCCCGGTCTATTTCCTGCAGTGTATCCGCACTAAGGGTGCCCAGCCTTTCCGGATCGTATTTCACCATTTCGCCGACCGCATCCAACTGCCATCAAAAGCCCGCAAAAAAGCTCTTCGCGGCTATATGGACCAGTATTCGCAGCTGTTGACTGAGGTGCTGAAACAAGCGCCGTATCAGTGGTTCAACTTCTATGACTATTGGGAAGACTTTTCATCCGCAGAGACGTCCTGCGATGCCAGCAATGCCCACCCTCCCCTGAAGAAAGAGACGACAGCTTGA
- a CDS encoding acyl-CoA thioesterase, whose amino-acid sequence MKPAFLTAQAETQIQFHHLDPMNIVWHGNYADFFELARVELMEKIDYGYGEMEASGYAWPVIELKVRYARPLLFRMKVIIIAELVEWENRVKVRFRIVEKESGTKLCSGHTIQVAVDKTTHEMLWVTPEVFKKKLEPHLP is encoded by the coding sequence TTGAAGCCTGCTTTCCTGACGGCGCAAGCCGAAACGCAGATCCAGTTTCACCACCTGGATCCCATGAATATAGTCTGGCACGGAAACTATGCCGATTTCTTTGAACTCGCTCGCGTCGAGCTGATGGAAAAGATCGACTATGGTTATGGTGAGATGGAAGCCTCCGGATATGCGTGGCCGGTCATTGAGTTGAAAGTGCGATATGCGCGGCCTTTGCTCTTCCGCATGAAGGTGATCATTATTGCAGAACTTGTTGAGTGGGAGAACCGCGTAAAGGTTAGGTTCAGGATCGTTGAGAAAGAATCAGGGACGAAACTCTGCAGCGGCCATACGATTCAGGTCGCCGTTGATAAAACCACGCACGAGATGCTCTGGGTCACACCGGAGGTCTTCAAGAAGAAACTGGAACCCCACCTGCCGTGA
- a CDS encoding LolA-related protein, with the protein MTYKFALLTLSASLLAIPALAAETCPAPEDLSPVTEARPFTQTRNLEGVARPLVSEGHVTTTEDEVFWTVTTPIEITTRISEDGIYQSVMGGPEEAVQAGGASNPMISQSGLIDLLQGRFDVADEVYAIERTTPETGDWTLVLTPKDEAMAPYLKAITLTGCEDIRTITVSQPNGDDMRVEFGAG; encoded by the coding sequence GTGACGTACAAATTCGCTCTTCTCACTCTGTCGGCCAGCCTGCTCGCCATCCCGGCGCTTGCGGCTGAAACATGCCCCGCGCCGGAAGACCTTTCACCAGTCACGGAAGCGCGGCCCTTCACGCAGACCCGCAACCTTGAAGGCGTTGCCCGGCCGCTGGTGTCCGAAGGCCATGTTACGACGACCGAGGATGAAGTCTTCTGGACGGTCACAACACCCATCGAGATCACGACTCGTATTTCAGAAGACGGTATCTACCAGTCTGTCATGGGCGGCCCGGAAGAGGCCGTGCAGGCTGGCGGCGCGTCAAATCCGATGATCTCCCAAAGCGGTCTGATTGACCTTCTTCAAGGCCGGTTCGATGTCGCTGACGAGGTTTATGCCATTGAGCGAACAACGCCCGAAACCGGCGACTGGACCCTCGTGCTCACCCCAAAAGACGAGGCCATGGCGCCCTATCTGAAGGCGATCACGCTGACCGGCTGCGAAGATATCCGCACGATCACGGTGAGCCAGCCAAATGGCGATGATATGCGTGTTGAATTCGGAGCTGGCTAG
- a CDS encoding MMPL family transporter, with translation MIGLDRGRARAGLILLVWAVVVSIVLSWRLMVGGMTFDTNIRSILPKPAAAAGAQAAVGELTSNLENRIALLVSGDDAETASKARQDLKERLIESGLFVDDRASGAQTARWIFENRREILCEASAEDFDAQAAQQVWNRALAQVYGVGTPVSGAHLRADPFLLTYRLANCLSAGMGAGVQDNSLISGRLTQSASSLATQEAITELIGSWQADWSSENLTLDRLGVVFHAANAARSARTEISLIGGVGLLGVILLFLFAFRRVSSIALVVALIGISFVTGFALTALVFGTIHLLVLVFAAMLVGVVSDYAVHTLAARASNHWPDDRSSRKLIAKPLTVSMLTTVAGFSGLWFLGLSIFAQLAVFAAGGVITAWFMVQYVLIPLDLRPRNVERAHDNWTRRVAMVARLMPQRIVLVGLGSVLLGATIGGVLFHTTLDDVRQFQPRDPGLLAEEDAVLDVMGVSSSQRYLVSYGHTLDEAKQAEEAVLRSLEAGDTTGPAYSRFDPSEETRAANRAAISTQLEAVYLDQARAQFGIEADEAPESDNETAEQPDWLDSLHLQTADGKHYLVAQLTRADVDLSAFSDRARVVDVAGTYSDAFAAYRAFAAWALLIASIIAVLIVLAIYRNARAVLIIACPCAAMLGGIFIPALFGMPISFFSVAAGMVLFGIGIDYAAFFWEAREKRENWTLASVLVGALTTELSMGLLGLSATFPVKSFGVTVAVGVICALIYTMLVFDQHHLEGKTDGSEIL, from the coding sequence TTGATCGGGCTGGACCGCGGCCGCGCAAGGGCAGGATTGATCCTGCTGGTCTGGGCCGTGGTGGTGTCCATCGTGCTTTCATGGCGCCTGATGGTTGGCGGCATGACGTTCGACACCAATATCCGCTCGATCCTGCCAAAGCCTGCGGCCGCAGCGGGCGCTCAAGCCGCCGTTGGTGAACTCACCTCCAATCTGGAAAACAGGATTGCTCTGCTGGTGAGCGGCGATGACGCGGAAACCGCATCAAAGGCCCGCCAGGACCTGAAAGAACGGCTGATTGAGTCCGGCCTGTTCGTTGATGACCGCGCCAGCGGGGCGCAGACGGCGAGATGGATCTTCGAGAACCGGCGTGAGATTCTCTGCGAGGCGAGCGCTGAAGACTTTGATGCGCAGGCAGCGCAACAGGTCTGGAATCGGGCCCTGGCGCAGGTTTACGGCGTCGGCACGCCGGTCTCGGGCGCGCACCTTCGGGCAGACCCATTCCTGCTGACCTATCGGCTGGCCAACTGCCTGTCGGCCGGAATGGGTGCAGGGGTTCAGGACAATAGCTTGATATCGGGTCGGCTGACCCAGTCTGCCTCGAGCCTCGCTACGCAGGAGGCGATCACCGAGCTGATTGGGAGCTGGCAGGCAGACTGGTCCAGCGAAAATCTGACGCTTGATCGGTTAGGCGTCGTTTTCCACGCCGCAAATGCTGCACGCTCTGCCCGGACTGAAATCTCTCTTATCGGCGGCGTGGGCCTGTTGGGCGTGATCCTGCTGTTTCTCTTCGCGTTCAGGCGGGTCAGCTCGATCGCGTTGGTCGTGGCGCTGATTGGTATCAGCTTTGTCACCGGCTTTGCGCTGACGGCACTTGTCTTCGGGACGATACACCTTCTGGTGCTCGTCTTTGCGGCGATGCTGGTCGGCGTGGTTTCAGACTATGCGGTGCATACGCTGGCGGCGCGCGCCAGCAATCACTGGCCCGATGACCGCAGCAGCCGCAAGCTCATCGCAAAACCGCTGACCGTCTCAATGTTGACGACGGTCGCCGGCTTTTCAGGTCTCTGGTTTCTGGGGCTTTCGATTTTTGCCCAGCTTGCGGTGTTTGCAGCAGGCGGCGTGATCACCGCGTGGTTCATGGTCCAGTACGTGCTGATCCCGCTAGATCTGCGGCCCCGCAATGTCGAGCGGGCGCATGACAACTGGACGCGCCGAGTCGCTATGGTCGCGAGGCTGATGCCTCAGCGTATTGTTCTGGTCGGTCTCGGGAGCGTCTTGCTCGGCGCAACAATTGGCGGCGTGCTGTTTCACACAACGCTTGATGATGTGCGGCAATTCCAGCCACGGGATCCCGGACTGTTGGCGGAAGAAGATGCGGTTCTGGACGTGATGGGCGTCTCGTCCAGCCAGCGTTATCTGGTGTCTTACGGGCACACGCTGGATGAGGCGAAGCAGGCTGAGGAAGCCGTCCTGCGAAGCCTTGAGGCGGGTGACACAACGGGACCGGCCTATTCGAGATTTGATCCGTCAGAGGAGACGCGTGCCGCGAATCGCGCAGCGATCAGCACGCAACTTGAAGCGGTCTATCTCGATCAGGCTCGGGCGCAATTCGGTATCGAGGCGGATGAGGCACCGGAATCCGACAATGAAACCGCAGAGCAGCCTGACTGGCTGGACTCGCTTCACCTGCAGACCGCCGATGGAAAACACTATCTCGTCGCCCAGCTGACGCGCGCGGATGTTGATCTCTCGGCCTTTAGCGACCGGGCGCGCGTGGTTGATGTGGCAGGGACCTATTCGGACGCGTTTGCCGCCTACCGCGCATTCGCGGCATGGGCGTTGTTGATCGCGTCCATCATTGCCGTTCTGATTGTGCTAGCCATCTATCGAAACGCCCGCGCCGTGCTGATCATCGCTTGCCCGTGCGCAGCCATGCTCGGCGGCATATTCATTCCGGCCCTTTTCGGCATGCCGATCTCATTCTTCTCCGTCGCCGCTGGCATGGTGCTGTTTGGCATCGGGATCGACTATGCGGCCTTCTTCTGGGAAGCGCGCGAAAAGCGGGAAAACTGGACGCTTGCCTCGGTATTGGTGGGCGCCCTGACGACGGAACTTTCCATGGGTTTGCTGGGGCTAAGCGCGACGTTTCCGGTAAAAAGTTTTGGTGTCACCGTCGCCGTTGGTGTTATTTGCGCTTTGATCTACACCATGCTTGTATTTGACCAACACCATCTTGAGGGGAAGACGGATGGATCAGAGATATTGTGA
- a CDS encoding NAD(P)/FAD-dependent oxidoreductase: MDQRYCDVAIIGAGPSGAIAASRLTALGWNVEVFESQHFPRFSIGESLLPICVEFLRETDMLADVEAQNFQFKDGAVFWMDGETETIDFHEKSAPGPATVWQVRRDKFDDTLIKCAMRQGAHVHFGHKVTGFTQNTGGVTLEIENEAGESQVVNTSFVLDASGFGRVLPRLMDLDVPSDQSLRRSCFKHVHDFADHPDFDRNKILITVHPDDPQVWLWLIPLADGMSSIGVVGADDVIQSRGSTPEEMLAAWCETSGFMSDILSKATEARAASQIIGFSRNVKNLYGDNYALLGNAAEFLDPVFSSGVTIAMKSAMLATDLVDRQLKGLPADWEKDFSAELKVGVNAFRACVNAWYTGLLQRLIFMDSRNEDISRHFTSILAGYAWDRKNPIVQDPKRFFSLMDRMTSD, translated from the coding sequence ATGGATCAGAGATATTGTGATGTCGCGATTATCGGAGCGGGTCCGTCAGGTGCCATTGCTGCCTCTCGCTTGACCGCTCTCGGCTGGAATGTCGAAGTCTTTGAAAGTCAGCACTTCCCTCGCTTTTCCATCGGCGAGAGCCTTCTGCCAATCTGCGTGGAATTTTTGCGTGAGACCGACATGCTGGCCGATGTCGAAGCGCAGAACTTTCAGTTCAAGGATGGCGCCGTTTTCTGGATGGATGGCGAAACGGAGACGATCGACTTCCATGAAAAGTCCGCGCCGGGCCCGGCAACCGTATGGCAGGTCCGCCGCGACAAATTTGACGACACGCTGATCAAGTGCGCGATGCGTCAGGGTGCTCATGTCCACTTTGGGCACAAGGTCACGGGCTTTACGCAGAACACGGGCGGCGTCACGCTTGAGATCGAGAATGAGGCAGGCGAGAGCCAGGTGGTCAATACGAGCTTTGTACTCGATGCGTCCGGATTTGGACGCGTGCTTCCCCGCCTCATGGACCTTGATGTCCCGAGCGACCAATCGCTGCGCCGCTCCTGCTTCAAACATGTGCATGATTTTGCCGATCATCCTGACTTTGACCGCAACAAGATCCTCATCACGGTTCACCCGGACGATCCGCAGGTCTGGCTGTGGCTGATCCCGCTCGCCGACGGCATGTCCTCAATCGGCGTTGTCGGCGCGGACGACGTCATCCAGTCGCGTGGAAGCACGCCCGAAGAGATGCTCGCGGCATGGTGCGAGACCTCCGGCTTCATGTCTGACATTCTAAGCAAAGCAACGGAAGCGCGCGCAGCCAGCCAGATCATCGGCTTTTCGCGGAACGTGAAAAACCTTTACGGCGACAATTACGCGCTGCTTGGAAATGCGGCCGAATTCCTCGATCCGGTCTTCTCGTCAGGCGTCACCATTGCCATGAAATCGGCGATGCTCGCTACGGATCTGGTTGACCGCCAGCTGAAAGGGCTGCCAGCCGATTGGGAGAAGGACTTCAGCGCTGAACTCAAGGTCGGCGTGAACGCCTTCAGGGCGTGCGTGAATGCGTGGTACACGGGTCTGCTTCAGCGCCTGATTTTCATGGACTCGCGAAACGAAGATATTTCCCGCCACTTCACGTCGATCCTCGCGGGCTATGCCTGGGACCGAAAGAACCCGATCGTGCAGGACCCGAAACGCTTCTTCTCGCTCATGGATCGCATGACCAGTGACTAG
- a CDS encoding DUF3261 domain-containing protein gives MTRSLPAVLLSCLFVLSACVTSRSAALEDDGSYAVAIAKELILQLPQRPGLDEPIEETQTIVGHYDGASRAFQAQLSGNASEVNVVMVAVAGPRIIAVDWTENGIEETRSTFAPEQLSGLNILADIFIVRWPEQSVRSALPAGTNLVTTNKERRIERDGEVVITVTYDALDENGRSMTRLTNHDRDYSLAIYTS, from the coding sequence GTGACTAGATCGCTGCCAGCCGTCCTGCTTTCCTGCCTTTTCGTTCTCTCTGCCTGCGTCACCAGCCGGTCTGCAGCGCTTGAGGACGACGGCTCCTATGCTGTGGCGATTGCGAAGGAATTGATCCTGCAATTACCGCAGCGTCCCGGACTGGATGAGCCCATCGAGGAAACGCAAACCATTGTCGGCCACTATGATGGGGCATCAAGGGCTTTCCAGGCTCAGCTCTCTGGCAATGCCAGTGAAGTCAATGTCGTCATGGTGGCTGTGGCGGGACCTAGAATCATCGCCGTTGACTGGACAGAAAATGGCATCGAGGAAACCCGCTCAACGTTCGCGCCAGAGCAACTGTCTGGCCTCAACATTCTGGCGGATATCTTCATCGTTCGTTGGCCCGAACAGAGTGTGCGATCTGCATTGCCCGCCGGCACTAACCTCGTCACCACTAACAAAGAGCGCCGGATCGAACGCGATGGTGAAGTGGTCATAACTGTGACCTATGACGCGCTGGACGAGAACGGTCGATCCATGACACGTCTGACCAACCATGACCGCGACTACTCGCTCGCGATCTATACCAGCTGA